The following coding sequences lie in one Bacteroides helcogenes P 36-108 genomic window:
- a CDS encoding DEAD/DEAH box helicase: MKFSELQLNDQVLDALDAMRFDECTPIQEKSIPVILEGRDLIAVAQTGTGKTAAYLLPVLNNLSEGKHPEDSINCIIMSPTRELAQQIDQQMEGFSYFMPVSSVAVYGGNDGILFEQQKKGLTLGADVVIATPGRLIAHLSLGYVDLSRVTYFILDEADRMLDMGFYDDIMQIVKFLPKERQTIMFSATMPTKIQQLANNILNNPAEVKLAVSKPADKIVQAAYVCYENQKLGIIRNLFAEQTPERVIIFASSKLKVKEVTKALKQMKLNVGEMHSDLEQAQREDVMYEFKAGRINILVATDIVARGIDIDDIRLVINYDVPHDSEDYVHRIGRTARANNDGVALTFISEKEQTNFKNIEKFLEKDIYKIPVPEELGEAPEYRPRSGASGENRGNNGGRKKNKNNRNYKPKSQHS, translated from the coding sequence ATGAAGTTTTCCGAACTACAACTAAATGACCAAGTACTTGATGCGCTGGATGCAATGCGCTTTGATGAGTGTACTCCTATACAAGAAAAATCTATCCCTGTCATACTCGAAGGTCGGGATCTGATTGCCGTAGCACAGACCGGGACAGGAAAAACTGCCGCATATCTATTACCTGTGCTCAACAATCTGTCGGAGGGCAAGCATCCTGAAGACTCTATCAACTGCATAATAATGTCTCCTACCCGTGAATTGGCTCAACAAATAGACCAGCAAATGGAAGGTTTTTCTTATTTTATGCCGGTAAGTAGTGTTGCCGTATATGGTGGCAATGATGGCATCTTATTTGAACAGCAAAAAAAAGGATTGACCTTGGGAGCTGATGTCGTAATTGCCACTCCAGGGCGCTTGATTGCTCACCTAAGTCTGGGATATGTGGATCTTTCGCGCGTCACCTATTTTATTCTGGATGAAGCAGACCGTATGCTTGACATGGGATTTTATGACGATATTATGCAAATTGTAAAGTTTCTGCCCAAAGAACGGCAAACAATTATGTTTTCTGCGACCATGCCGACAAAAATACAACAATTGGCAAACAATATTCTGAATAATCCTGCAGAAGTAAAATTGGCAGTTTCCAAACCTGCTGACAAGATTGTGCAGGCAGCCTATGTATGTTATGAAAATCAGAAGTTGGGTATTATCCGTAATCTTTTTGCTGAGCAAACACCGGAACGCGTTATAATCTTTGCTTCTTCCAAATTGAAAGTAAAAGAAGTAACGAAGGCTCTGAAACAGATGAAATTGAATGTCGGAGAAATGCATTCAGACTTAGAACAAGCACAGCGTGAAGATGTAATGTATGAATTTAAAGCAGGGCGGATCAATATTCTTGTAGCTACAGATATTGTTGCAAGAGGTATTGACATAGATGATATTCGTTTGGTGATCAATTATGATGTGCCCCATGACAGTGAAGACTATGTACATCGTATAGGTCGTACGGCACGTGCCAACAATGATGGTGTAGCCTTAACTTTTATAAGCGAGAAAGAGCAAACGAACTTTAAGAATATTGAGAAATTTCTGGAAAAGGACATTTATAAGATTCCTGTTCCAGAAGAATTGGGTGAAGCACCTGAATATAGACCTCGGTCAGGTGCATCAGGCGAAAACAGGGGTAATAATGGAGGCAGGAAAAAAAACAAAAACAACCGCAATTATAAGCCTAAATCTCAGCATTCATAA
- a CDS encoding LptF/LptG family permease — translation MRRIKWKILKNARLSEDKFLKRLDWYIIKKFLGTYVFAIALIISIAVVFDFNEKMDRFMSHEAPWNAIVFDYYLNFIPYFANLFSPLFVFIAVIFFTSKLAENSEIIAMFSTGMSFRRMLRPYMVSAAIIAVITFCLGSYIIPKGSVTRINFEDKYYKPRKANTARNIQLEVDSGVIAYIERFEDYSKTGYRFSLDKFRDKQLVSHLTARSITYDTTSVHKWIVKDYMIRAMDGMKESITKGDRIDTTLFMEPADFLIMKNQQEMLTSPQLSEYIDRQRQRGFANIKEFEIEYHKRIAMSFASFILTLIGVSLSSKKTKGGMGLHLGIGLALSFSYILFQTIASTFAVNGNVPPVIAIWIPNVLYAFVALYLYRKAPK, via the coding sequence ATGAGAAGAATTAAGTGGAAGATATTGAAAAATGCAAGACTGTCTGAGGATAAATTTCTGAAGCGGCTGGATTGGTATATCATTAAGAAATTCTTGGGTACGTATGTCTTTGCCATCGCTTTAATTATCTCTATTGCAGTTGTATTTGACTTTAATGAAAAGATGGATCGTTTCATGTCGCATGAAGCGCCATGGAATGCTATAGTTTTCGATTATTATCTAAATTTCATTCCCTATTTTGCTAATTTGTTCAGCCCGTTGTTCGTCTTTATTGCAGTAATCTTCTTTACTTCCAAATTAGCAGAAAATTCGGAAATCATAGCTATGTTTTCCACAGGCATGAGTTTTAGACGTATGTTGCGTCCTTATATGGTATCTGCAGCTATAATTGCAGTTATAACTTTCTGTTTGGGATCTTATATAATACCCAAAGGTAGTGTGACACGAATCAATTTTGAAGACAAGTATTACAAACCCCGAAAGGCAAATACTGCGCGTAATATTCAGTTGGAAGTCGATTCCGGGGTAATTGCTTATATTGAACGCTTTGAAGATTATAGTAAAACGGGATATCGTTTCTCTTTGGACAAGTTCAGGGACAAGCAGTTAGTTTCTCATCTCACGGCTCGCTCCATAACTTATGATACGACTTCCGTGCATAAATGGATTGTAAAAGACTATATGATTCGTGCAATGGATGGTATGAAAGAAAGCATCACGAAGGGTGATCGCATTGATACAACTCTTTTTATGGAGCCAGCAGACTTTCTGATTATGAAGAATCAGCAGGAAATGTTGACCAGTCCTCAGTTGAGTGAATATATTGACAGACAGCGTCAGCGTGGTTTTGCCAATATCAAAGAATTTGAGATAGAGTATCATAAACGTATTGCGATGTCATTTGCATCTTTTATTTTGACATTGATCGGGGTTTCTTTGTCATCGAAAAAAACTAAGGGGGGAATGGGACTTCATTTGGGGATAGGTTTGGCATTAAGTTTCTCCTATATTTTATTTCAGACGATTGCCTCCACATTCGCAGTAAATGGCAATGTGCCTCCGGTCATTGCCATATGGATACCTAATGTGCTTTATGCATTTGTGGCGCTTTACCTATATCGGAAAGCACCAAAATAG
- a CDS encoding redoxin domain-containing protein, with product MRYVKWIFVVLLISSLTSFVEKDKTAGGLNVGDIAPDFKLQSMLAEQFKAGLSDLKGKYVVLSFWASYDAHSRMQNASLSNALRSTSRSNVEMVSISFDKYQSIFEETIRKDQIVTPICFVETKGEYSSLFKMYRLGQGFTNYLLDDNGVIIAKNISAAELSAYLTSNIIL from the coding sequence ATGAGATATGTAAAATGGATTTTTGTTGTATTACTAATAAGTTCCTTGACTTCTTTTGTAGAAAAAGACAAAACCGCCGGAGGTTTAAATGTGGGTGACATAGCCCCGGACTTCAAACTCCAATCTATGTTGGCTGAGCAATTTAAAGCTGGTCTTTCCGATTTGAAAGGCAAGTATGTAGTGCTTAGTTTTTGGGCAAGTTACGATGCGCATTCCCGGATGCAAAACGCAAGTTTAAGCAATGCACTTCGTTCCACTTCCCGTAGTAATGTGGAAATGGTTTCTATTTCATTTGACAAGTATCAGTCTATATTTGAAGAAACCATTCGTAAGGACCAAATAGTTACACCCATTTGTTTCGTGGAAACTAAAGGTGAATATTCAAGCCTATTTAAAATGTATCGTTTAGGCCAAGGATTTACTAACTATTTACTGGATGATAATGGTGTTATTATTGCCAAAAACATCTCTGCTGCAGAACTTTCTGCTTACTTGACCTCAAACATCATTCTCTGA
- the serB gene encoding phosphoserine phosphatase SerB yields MQPLNTELILIRITGEDRPGLTSSVTEILAKYDATILDIGQADIHNTLSLGILCKTEEQHSGFIMKELLFKASSLGVTVRFYPITTKEYEDWVNMQGKNRYILTLLGRKLSARQISAVTRILSEQGMNIDAIKRLTGRIPLNECESHTKACIEFSVRGTPKDRIGMQEQLMQLATDLEMDFSFQLDNMYRRMRRLICFDMDSTLIETEVIDELAIRAGVGDKVKAITERAMRGEIDFIESFRERVALLKGLDESVMQEIAEKLPITEGVDRLMYVLKKYGYKIAILSGGFTYFGEYLQKKYGIDYVYANELEIENGKLTGRYLGDVVDGKRKAELLRLIAQVEKVDIAQTIAVGDGANDLPMLGIAGLGIAFHAKPKVVANAKQSINTIGLDGVLYFLGFKDSYIDVPK; encoded by the coding sequence ATGCAACCATTGAATACCGAACTCATTCTTATCCGTATTACGGGTGAAGATCGCCCAGGATTGACATCTTCCGTTACTGAAATATTGGCTAAATATGATGCGACAATTCTTGATATTGGCCAGGCAGACATACATAATACTCTTTCTTTAGGCATATTATGTAAAACGGAAGAGCAACATTCCGGCTTTATTATGAAAGAGTTACTTTTCAAAGCTTCTTCTTTGGGAGTAACTGTGCGCTTTTACCCTATTACAACTAAAGAATATGAAGATTGGGTAAATATGCAAGGGAAGAATCGGTATATTCTTACTTTATTGGGACGTAAATTGTCTGCCCGACAGATTTCAGCCGTCACCCGTATTCTTTCGGAACAGGGAATGAACATTGATGCCATTAAACGTCTGACCGGACGTATCCCTTTGAATGAATGTGAATCGCATACAAAGGCATGTATCGAGTTTTCCGTTCGTGGTACTCCAAAAGACAGAATCGGTATGCAGGAGCAACTGATGCAACTGGCAACAGATCTGGAAATGGACTTTTCTTTTCAATTGGATAATATGTATCGCCGAATGCGCCGCTTAATCTGTTTTGATATGGATTCTACATTGATTGAGACGGAAGTTATTGATGAATTAGCCATACGTGCAGGTGTTGGAGACAAGGTAAAGGCGATTACTGAACGTGCCATGAGAGGCGAAATTGACTTTATAGAAAGCTTCCGTGAAAGAGTAGCTTTATTGAAAGGACTGGACGAATCTGTTATGCAGGAAATAGCAGAGAAGCTTCCCATTACTGAAGGTGTAGATCGTTTGATGTATGTTCTGAAAAAATATGGTTATAAGATAGCCATTCTTTCTGGAGGATTCACCTATTTCGGAGAGTATTTACAAAAAAAGTATGGAATTGACTATGTATATGCTAATGAATTGGAAATTGAAAATGGAAAACTGACCGGACGCTACCTTGGAGATGTAGTGGACGGCAAGCGAAAGGCAGAACTTCTGCGCTTGATCGCCCAAGTAGAGAAAGTGGACATTGCGCAGACCATTGCCGTGGGGGACGGTGCTAATGATCTGCCGATGCTCGGAATTGCCGGATTAGGAATAGCCTTTCATGCAAAGCCCAAAGTTGTGGCAAATGCAAAACAATCTATTAACACAATAGGCCTTGATGGAGTTCTATATTTTTTAGGATTCAAAGATTCATATATTGATGTACCCAAATAA
- a CDS encoding DUF4738 domain-containing protein translates to MKKYAIGLCFIILLAACSSNSKNVKPAEEDLAAKKILQGIWVEEDTEMPLMRIEGDTIYYADPQNAPVAFKIIHDTIYVYGNEPITYKIDKQTEYSFWFHSLADEIIKMHKSENAEDSLAFTNREVEIIPATPGVIKKDSIVMYKDTRYRGYVYINPSKMKVTKTSYSENGYSVDNVYYDNVVHICVYEGRKMLYGQDITKKMFANVFPEGLLNQTILSDMNFTGVNSRGYHYQAILRIPESSVFNLVNITIDFNNKLNIKKAE, encoded by the coding sequence ATGAAAAAATATGCTATTGGACTATGTTTTATCATTTTGTTGGCTGCATGCAGTAGCAATAGTAAAAATGTAAAACCTGCCGAAGAAGACCTTGCCGCTAAAAAAATATTGCAAGGGATCTGGGTGGAAGAAGATACAGAAATGCCTCTGATGCGTATTGAAGGAGATACAATTTATTATGCTGACCCACAGAATGCTCCCGTGGCTTTTAAAATAATTCACGATACCATCTATGTTTATGGAAACGAACCGATTACTTATAAGATAGACAAGCAAACAGAATATAGTTTTTGGTTTCATTCATTGGCAGACGAAATTATAAAAATGCATAAATCAGAAAACGCAGAAGATTCTTTGGCATTCACCAATCGGGAAGTGGAAATAATTCCTGCAACGCCTGGGGTGATAAAAAAAGACAGCATTGTGATGTACAAAGATACGCGTTACAGGGGATATGTGTATATTAATCCATCGAAGATGAAAGTAACCAAAACTTCTTACTCTGAAAATGGATATAGCGTGGATAATGTCTATTATGATAATGTTGTACACATCTGTGTGTATGAAGGACGAAAAATGCTATATGGTCAGGATATCACCAAGAAGATGTTTGCAAATGTATTTCCTGAAGGACTTTTGAACCAGACGATACTTTCGGATATGAATTTTACGGGAGTCAACAGTAGAGGCTATCACTATCAGGCTATTCTCCGTATTCCGGAAAGTTCTGTTTTTAATCTGGTAAATATAACAATAGATTTCAATAATAAGTTAAACATAAAAAAAGCGGAATAA